The following are encoded together in the Kineosporiaceae bacterium genome:
- a CDS encoding SRPBCC family protein, producing the protein MSTAPSHADTRYVEAVIEADPTVPAIRMTRDFAATPAQLLRAHTDPELYTQWVGPHGTTATIDYWDARTGGSWRFTGQHGDGSDGMTFAFRGCFHEVREDRIVQTFTWEGQPDGVSLETLTFEDLGDGRTRLHAQSLCDSFEDRDAWLRSGMEVGVNDGYAKIDALLTDGRL; encoded by the coding sequence ATGAGCACCGCTCCCAGCCACGCCGACACCCGCTACGTCGAGGCCGTCATCGAGGCCGACCCGACCGTGCCGGCGATCCGCATGACCCGCGACTTCGCCGCCACGCCGGCCCAGTTGCTGCGCGCCCACACCGACCCTGAGCTGTACACCCAGTGGGTCGGACCGCACGGCACCACCGCGACGATCGACTATTGGGATGCCCGCACGGGCGGCAGCTGGCGCTTCACCGGTCAGCACGGCGACGGCTCCGACGGTATGACCTTCGCCTTCCGCGGCTGCTTCCACGAGGTGCGCGAGGATCGCATCGTGCAGACCTTCACCTGGGAGGGTCAGCCGGACGGCGTCTCACTCGAGACCCTCACCTTCGAAGACCTCGGCGACGGCCGCACCCGGCTGCACGCGCAGTCGTTGTGCGACAGCTTCGAGGACCGTGACGCCTGGCTGCGCAGCGGCATGGAGGTCGGCGTCAACGACGGCTATGCCAAGATCGACGCCCTGCTCACCGACGGAAGGCTCTGA